Sequence from the Candidatus Latescibacterota bacterium genome:
AGGGTAAGATGGTGTCTATGAAGACACGTACGGACAGAACGCTGTTCTTTGATTATCTGCCCATAGAAGTCGGTGGTCTGAACGGCATGACGGTTCGATTCCTCCTGTATACCGTACCCGGCCAGGTCTACTATAATGCCACGAGGAAACTTGTTCTAAGAGGTGTGGATGCTGTAGTGTTCGTTGCGGATTCCGATCCTGCAAGGATGGAAGACAACAAGGAAAGTCTCTCAAATCTTGAGGATAACCTTAATGACCTGGGGCTGTCGCTTTCTGATCTGCCCTGGGTGATCCAGTACAATAAAAGAGACCTGCCAGGCTGTATGGACAGGGAGATGATGGATAGAGAACTCAATACATCTAATACTGATTCGTACGAAGCGATCGCTATGACAGGCGAAGGAGTGTATGAGACTTTTGAGGGTATAGCGAAAAACGTGTTCACTACTCTCAAACAGGACTTGCGCGAATCGTCCGTCAAGATAGACGAGCAGGAAGTGAGCTCTCAAGAAGAGATAAGTATTGAGGTAGTCGCTCAGGGTAAGAAAAGAGAAAATGACTCAGAGACGGACGAGAGCGAATCTTTAGGTTACGCAGAGGAGAGAGAAGAGGAGCACGAATCTGTCTCTGAGTTTGTAGATAGTGTACTGAAGGAAGGGGAGATCGAGGAAAGTATCGACCTTCGTTCCAATAGTGAGGGGTACGAGGAATACGGACATGTCGTAGAACTCGGAGGCGGGAAAGAATCGTCGGAAAAACCGGATGATCCGGTATCGGAAGAGGACCCGGTTTCCAAAGTCACCGTGGCGACCACAGAAGAGAAAATAGATATCATTAATGACCCTCTCGACAGGCTGCCCGATACAGCGGTGGAGACAGAAGTCGTTTCCTCCGGGATGGGCGATCGAAATGAAGAAAATCTGTTTGAAAAGATCATTAAGGTCCCAGTCGAATTGACTGAAGAGGAGATCAGGAACAAGACACCTCTGAAAGTGATCCTTGATATCCATGTCACTTCCTGAGATCCCTGCGGTTGTCCCTATTTAACCACAGAGAAATAATGCTTGACCGTCCCCCGATATATGCCGATGATGTGTATGTTGGAATGTCGCTTACCCGGGAGTGATAAATGGCCAGGATATTGATTGTCGATGATGAAGTAAATGTCAGGATGCTGTACTCCGAGGAACTTGAGGGCGAAGGGTATGAGACCCTTCTTGCGGAGAATGTCAGCGAAGCTCTGGCAGCAGTGGAGAATGATTCTCCGGACCTTATAATCCTTGATATAAAACTGGGAGATGAAAGTGGTATCGACGCTCTGATGGAGATCGTCGAAAGGGATAAGCATCTTCCCGTCATAATCAACTCCGCGTACTCTGTCTACAAGGATAATTTCCAGACTTGGGCTGCGGACGCGTATATCGTGAAATCTGTCGATCTTGAACCTCTGAAGAAAAAGATCGGTGAACTGCTCGAAAAAAAGGGGCAGGCATGAATTTCCCAAGGGCCGCCATACTTTTATCAGCATGCCTGATAGCCGGGGCGCCCGCGATGCTCGCGTCGCAGAACGTATACGAGGGGGAGAGTGTATTTACGGATTATCTGAACCCGGTCGGTGAAGTCTCTTTCATGAACATTCCTGGACTGAGTTTCAACTCTTCAGTCGGATTTTCCTACATGTCGTCAGGCAACTATGGTTCCGATGGATTCGGTTATTATCTCGGACATTTTTCGTACAGGCTGAGATCCAACCTGACCTTGAATTGGGATGTCGGTGTGAGGTCTTCGATGATGGGGCCGGAATCCGGGGAGAATACCCAGATCTTTCTGCCGAACTTCGATCTGACATACAAGCCCAGCGACAGGCTCATGGTCAGGCTTTCGTTCCACCAGTACAACAGGTCTCTTTATAATTACGGAATCCGCCGTTAACACCCTGTATCCCTCCACTTTAGTCACATTAGCCTTGACACTGGCGCCTTTCTGTTCTAGCCTGTGCGCATTAGGAACCTGCGTACATCTTTGAGGGGGTAAGGAATGGGGTTGCGCTGGGACAAACTGCTTGAATTCACCAAGGGTGAGGTCAAGGAAGAGAGCAGGGAAATCGCGCGGCTCAGGAAGAAATACGATTCCGGTGAAGCCAGGGTCGGCGATGTCCTCGAATTGGCGAAGTATCTC
This genomic interval carries:
- a CDS encoding response regulator, with translation MARILIVDDEVNVRMLYSEELEGEGYETLLAENVSEALAAVENDSPDLIILDIKLGDESGIDALMEIVERDKHLPVIINSAYSVYKDNFQTWAADAYIVKSVDLEPLKKKIGELLEKKGQA